A section of the Acanthochromis polyacanthus isolate Apoly-LR-REF ecotype Palm Island chromosome 13, KAUST_Apoly_ChrSc, whole genome shotgun sequence genome encodes:
- the mmp23bb gene encoding matrix metallopeptidase 23bb, with protein MDLQLLLLLLLMMVMKRSGAAVRPQTPDSSRETLAHGGIRNKRYAINPLGHKWTHHNITYRITKFPNTLNVEDTRKAISIAFTKWSDVSPLTFTEVTDVNATADITIGFYTFNHTDCWWSPLHPCFDGLNGELAHAFLPPRGEIHFDNHEFWILGKSRFSWKQGVWLNDLVQVAAHEIGHALGLWHSRDPQALMHPNATYTGQRNIAQDDVWGIQRLYGCLDKKRVCDPWARLGFCERRKTFMKKNCPQRCDLCYEPMDPVATPTPPPANVKIKMVPRGKVVGFRCGTKNPRSPPKVSWYKDGEQILTSIPGYIVMKDRDLRIVANEFNEGVYTCRIHRRGDIVSANSWAIRLKPEPPSNS; from the exons ATGGacctccagctgctcctgctgctgctgctgatgatggtgatgaagaGGAGCGGAGCCGCCGTGAGGCCGCAG acgcctgacagcagcagagagacgTTGGCTCATGGAGGAATTAGAAACAAACGCTACGCCATCAACCCTCTGGGACACAAGTGGACTCATCACAACATCACATACAG GATCACCAAGTTTCCCAATACTCTGAACGTGGAGGACACCAGGAAGGCCATCAGCATCGCCTTCACCAAGTGGAGTGACGTGTCGCCGCTGACCTTTACCGAGGTCACCGACGTCAACGCCACGGCTGACATCACCATCG GTTTCTACACCTTCAACCATACCGACTGCTGGTGGTCTCCTCTCCACCCATGTTTCGATGGATTGAATGGTGAGCTTGCTCATGCCTTCCTGCCACCACGAGGAGAAATCCACTTCGACAACCACGAGTTCTGGATCCTCGGCAAGTCCAGGTTCAGCTGGAAGCAAG GCGTTTGGCTGAACGACCTGGTCCAGGTGGCGGCTCATGAGATCGGTCACGCTCTGGGTCTGTGGCACTCCAGAGACCCTCAGGCTCTGATGCATCCCAACGCCACCTACACTGGACAGAGGAACATCGCCCAGGACGACGTCTGGGGCATCCAGAGGCTCTATG GTTGTCTGGATAAGAAGAGGGTCTGTGATCCGTGGGCTCGACTCGGTTTCTGTGAACGGAGGAAGACCTTCATGAAGAAGAACTGTCCTCAGCGCTGTGACCTCTGCTATG AGCCTATGGATCCTGTTGCCACGCCGACGCCGCCTCCAGCCAACGTGAAGATCAAGATGGTTCCCCGAGGGAAGGTGGTGGGTTTCCGCTGTGGAACCAAAAACCCTCGATCGCCTCCAAAAGTCAG CTGGTACAAAGATGGCGAGCAGATCCTCACCTCCATCCCCGGCTACATCGTCATGAAGGACCGAGACCTCCGCATCGTCGCCAATGAGTTCAACGAGGGCGTCTACACCTGTCGCATCCATCGCCGTGGTGACATCGTATCCGCCAACTCATGGGCGATCCGGCTGAAACCAGAACCGCCGTCCAACAGCTGA